A genomic stretch from Nitrobacter winogradskyi Nb-255 includes:
- a CDS encoding OpgC family protein — protein MPPVIDQVVGVRTKASPASVKRDAPVVLIPTPPRERELRLDLLRGFALWLIFIDHLPQNLLTWLTIRNYGFSDATEIFIFISGYTAALVYGRAMRERGFIVAAARILRRVWQIYVAHIVLFTIFLAEISYVASSSENPLYTEEMGILDFLKQPDVTIVQALLLKFRPVNMDVLPLYVALMLFFPLVLLVMQRSAGLALALSAGLYGLTWCFGLALPAYPNGVWFFNPFAWQLLFVFGAWCALGGAKRMSRILSSPATLSICAAYLLFAFYTTLTWHVPRLNHFMPHIAEQWMYPIDKTNLDVLRFMHFVALAALTVRFLPKHWPGLASPWLRPLILCGQHSLQIFCIGVFLAFAGQFILAEYSGGAVVHFLISVCGILIMCAAAWVFSWYKGVAGKGGSRAKSADGDADLAGGGA, from the coding sequence ATGCCGCCAGTTATCGATCAGGTTGTCGGAGTTCGCACCAAAGCGAGCCCCGCAAGCGTCAAGCGCGATGCGCCGGTCGTTCTGATTCCGACTCCGCCGCGCGAGCGCGAGTTGCGGCTCGATCTGTTGCGTGGGTTCGCCTTATGGCTGATCTTCATCGATCATCTGCCGCAGAACCTCCTGACCTGGCTCACCATCCGCAATTACGGCTTCAGTGACGCCACCGAAATTTTCATCTTCATCTCGGGCTATACCGCCGCCCTCGTTTACGGACGCGCCATGCGCGAGCGCGGGTTTATCGTCGCCGCAGCGCGCATTCTCAGGCGCGTCTGGCAAATTTACGTCGCACACATCGTTCTGTTCACGATTTTCCTTGCCGAGATTTCCTACGTCGCGAGCAGTTCCGAGAACCCGCTTTACACCGAGGAGATGGGCATCCTCGATTTTCTCAAACAGCCCGACGTCACCATCGTGCAGGCGCTGCTCCTGAAGTTCCGGCCGGTCAACATGGACGTGCTGCCGCTCTACGTCGCGCTGATGCTGTTCTTTCCTCTGGTGCTGCTGGTGATGCAGCGCAGCGCCGGGCTGGCCCTGGCGCTGTCGGCCGGCCTCTATGGGCTGACCTGGTGCTTCGGCCTGGCGCTGCCCGCCTATCCCAACGGGGTGTGGTTCTTCAATCCGTTCGCCTGGCAACTGCTGTTCGTGTTTGGCGCGTGGTGCGCGCTCGGCGGCGCGAAGCGCATGTCGCGCATTCTGTCCTCGCCGGCGACGCTTTCGATCTGCGCCGCCTACCTGCTGTTCGCCTTCTACACGACGCTGACCTGGCATGTGCCGCGGCTCAATCATTTCATGCCGCACATTGCTGAACAGTGGATGTATCCGATCGACAAGACCAACCTCGACGTGCTGCGCTTCATGCACTTCGTGGCGCTCGCCGCGCTGACCGTCCGGTTCCTGCCGAAGCATTGGCCGGGACTGGCCTCGCCGTGGTTGCGGCCGCTGATCCTGTGCGGCCAGCATTCGCTGCAGATCTTCTGCATCGGGGTCTTTCTGGCCTTCGCCGGGCAATTCATCCTCGCGGAGTACTCTGGCGGCGCCGTGGTTCACTTCCTGATCAGCGTTTGCGGAATCCTGATCATGTGCGCAGCCGCATGGGTGTTTTCATGGTACAAGGGGGTTGCCGGCAAGGGCGGAAGCCGCGCCAAATCCGCCGACGGCGACGCGGATCTTGCGGGAGGAGGAGCATGA
- a CDS encoding SGNH/GDSL hydrolase family protein, producing the protein MRTGLASALIVLAASSAGVSGCSDQTKNCDVPAYLLTSDSTLSRVASVVKAGGPLNILVVGSRSSTISGAEGEAYPVKLQAALREKLPGIPVNVSVELTPRKTAGDVAPGLGKLVAATRSTLVVWQTGIVDAIRSVDIDEFREAIDEGVTVLRNAGADVVLMNMQYSPRTETMVSMNAYIDNMRLVAQQRDVPVFDRFTIMTQWNERGEFDLFSPVHGASLAKRVHSCLGRALSTFLINTARINSAEPEARRQ; encoded by the coding sequence ATGAGGACCGGCTTGGCGTCGGCCTTGATCGTGCTGGCCGCTTCATCGGCCGGCGTCTCCGGATGCTCTGATCAAACCAAGAACTGCGATGTACCTGCCTATCTGCTGACCAGCGACAGTACGCTGTCCCGCGTCGCATCAGTCGTCAAAGCAGGCGGCCCGCTCAACATCCTGGTGGTGGGCAGCCGTTCCTCGACGATTTCCGGAGCCGAGGGTGAGGCTTATCCGGTGAAATTGCAGGCCGCGCTTCGCGAGAAACTGCCGGGCATCCCCGTTAACGTGTCCGTGGAACTGACCCCGCGCAAGACCGCCGGTGATGTCGCTCCCGGTCTCGGCAAGCTCGTGGCGGCGACACGGTCAACCCTGGTGGTTTGGCAGACCGGCATCGTCGACGCCATCCGGTCCGTTGACATCGACGAGTTTCGCGAGGCCATCGATGAGGGCGTGACCGTGCTGCGGAACGCCGGGGCGGACGTCGTGCTGATGAACATGCAGTACAGTCCACGCACGGAAACCATGGTCTCGATGAACGCCTACATCGACAACATGCGCCTGGTCGCGCAGCAGCGCGACGTTCCGGTGTTCGATCGCTTTACGATCATGACCCAGTGGAACGAGCGCGGTGAGTTCGATCTGTTCAGCCCGGTGCATGGAGCAAGCCTTGCCAAGCGCGTTCACAGTTGTCTCGGCCGCGCCTTGTCGACCTTCTTGATCAACACCGCCCGCATCAACTCCGCCGAACCGGAGGCTCGACGCCAATGA
- a CDS encoding SGNH/GDSL hydrolase family protein — MMVNSRIFRTAGPVALALMLAGAAASRAVAQTAPANAAALPGSSAELSASPSLGAATAGTGMPAPGLSGTVADKTAAMAASVRDIFDRVPCLPPKGISQSTGALPHVAAKLAAHKAVVIVAFGSSSTQGHGATSPEFNYPNRLAAQLHRKYPAAAITVLNRGKGGEDAPEMIKRLRTEVIDAKPDMVIWQVGTNAVLRDLDPASTVKTVEDGVATIQASGADLVLVDPQYAPAVNARGETADRMIRLLNKVAHHRHVGIFPRFEVMRDWHDRQSLPFDTFVTKDGLHMNDWGYACFAQLLGDDIIRSVDQVQAGVRLQPAATVNRPL, encoded by the coding sequence ATGATGGTCAACAGCCGCATCTTCAGAACCGCCGGCCCGGTGGCGCTGGCGCTCATGCTGGCGGGCGCGGCGGCCTCGCGCGCGGTAGCGCAAACAGCGCCGGCCAACGCCGCGGCGTTGCCGGGGAGCAGCGCGGAACTGTCCGCGTCCCCGTCACTCGGCGCTGCGACTGCCGGCACCGGTATGCCGGCGCCGGGCCTGTCCGGAACGGTCGCCGACAAGACAGCGGCAATGGCTGCCTCAGTTCGCGACATCTTCGACCGCGTCCCCTGTCTGCCGCCGAAGGGCATATCGCAGTCGACCGGGGCGCTGCCTCATGTGGCGGCCAAGCTCGCCGCCCACAAGGCGGTTGTCATCGTCGCCTTTGGTTCGTCATCGACGCAAGGTCACGGCGCGACGTCGCCCGAATTCAATTATCCGAACCGGCTGGCGGCCCAGTTGCACCGCAAATATCCGGCCGCGGCCATCACGGTGCTCAATCGCGGCAAGGGCGGCGAGGACGCGCCCGAAATGATAAAGCGGCTGCGGACGGAAGTGATCGATGCCAAGCCGGACATGGTGATCTGGCAGGTCGGAACCAACGCCGTGCTACGCGATCTCGATCCCGCGAGCACGGTGAAGACCGTCGAAGACGGCGTCGCGACCATTCAGGCCTCCGGGGCCGATCTGGTCCTGGTCGATCCGCAATACGCGCCGGCCGTGAACGCCAGGGGCGAGACCGCCGACAGGATGATCCGTCTGCTGAACAAGGTGGCGCACCACCGCCATGTCGGGATTTTCCCTCGCTTTGAGGTCATGCGCGACTGGCACGACCGGCAGTCGCTGCCGTTCGACACCTTCGTGACCAAGGATGGTCTTCACATGAACGACTGGGGCTATGCCTGTTTCGCCCAGTTGCTCGGCGATGACATCATCAGGTCGGTGGATCAGGTTCAGGCGGGCGTCAGGCTACAGCCGGCCGCGACGGTCAATCGGCCGTTGTGA
- a CDS encoding O-succinylhomoserine sulfhydrylase: MSETKSAPRYHPETRLVHSGTLRSQFAETSEALFLTQGYVYDTAEQCEARFKGDDPGFIYSRYSNPTVAMFEQRMAALEGAETARALATGMAAVTTAILAPLKAGDHVVAAKALFGSCRYVVEDLLPRYGIESTLVDGLDLDQWRKAMRPNTKTCFIESPTNPTLDVLDIGGIAEIAHQAGARLIVDNVFATPIWQSPLALGADVVVYSATKHIDGQGRTLGGVILSSNAFVQEHLQTFIRQTGPSISPFNAWILLKGLETLGVRVRQQTDSAAAIAEVLASHPKVSRLVYPGRPDHPQAALVKKQMRAGSTLIGFEVKGGKAAAFRCLNALKIARISNNLGDAKSLVTHPATTTHQRLAPEIRAGLGIGESFIRYSVGLEHKDDLIEDLVTALEKA, encoded by the coding sequence ATGTCCGAAACCAAGTCCGCACCCCGCTATCATCCTGAGACCCGGCTGGTTCATTCCGGCACGCTGCGCTCGCAGTTCGCCGAGACCTCGGAAGCCCTTTTCCTCACTCAAGGCTACGTCTACGACACCGCCGAACAATGCGAGGCGCGGTTCAAGGGCGACGATCCCGGTTTCATCTATTCGCGCTACTCCAACCCCACCGTCGCGATGTTCGAGCAGCGCATGGCCGCGCTCGAAGGCGCGGAAACCGCGCGCGCGCTCGCGACCGGCATGGCCGCGGTGACCACCGCGATACTCGCGCCGCTGAAGGCCGGCGATCATGTGGTGGCGGCGAAGGCCTTGTTCGGCTCCTGCCGCTATGTGGTCGAAGATCTGCTGCCGCGCTACGGCATCGAGTCCACGCTGGTCGACGGCCTTGATCTGGATCAATGGCGCAAGGCCATGCGTCCGAACACAAAAACCTGCTTCATCGAAAGCCCGACCAATCCGACGCTCGACGTGCTCGACATCGGCGGCATCGCCGAAATCGCGCATCAGGCCGGCGCGCGGCTGATCGTCGACAACGTGTTCGCGACCCCGATCTGGCAAAGCCCGCTGGCGCTCGGCGCCGACGTCGTGGTGTATTCGGCCACCAAGCACATCGACGGCCAGGGGCGGACGCTCGGCGGCGTCATCCTGTCGTCGAACGCTTTCGTCCAGGAGCACCTCCAGACCTTCATACGCCAGACCGGTCCGTCGATCTCGCCGTTCAACGCCTGGATCCTGCTGAAGGGATTGGAGACGCTGGGCGTGCGCGTACGCCAGCAGACCGATAGCGCCGCGGCGATTGCGGAGGTGCTGGCGTCGCACCCGAAGGTGTCCCGCCTCGTCTATCCCGGCCGGCCGGACCATCCGCAGGCGGCGCTGGTGAAGAAGCAGATGCGCGCCGGATCGACGCTGATCGGATTCGAGGTCAAGGGCGGCAAGGCGGCGGCGTTCCGCTGTCTCAACGCACTGAAGATCGCGCGCATCTCCAACAACCTCGGCGACGCCAAAAGTCTCGTCACCCATCCGGCCACCACCACCCATCAGCGGCTCGCCCCGGAGATCCGCGCCGGGCTTGGCATCGGCGAAAGCTTCATCCGCTATTCGGTCGGTCTCGAACACAAGGACGACCTGATCGAGGATCTCGTCACCGCGCTGGAAAAGGCGTGA